CGCGAGGTAGCGATTCCTCTCACGGTCGGGGGAGGCATTCGCACCATCGACGATATAACCGAGCTGCTGCGCGCCGGCGCCGACAAAGTCACGCTCAATACCGTTCTGGTTGAAGATCCCGGCTTGCTGTCAATGGCCGCCGAGAGGGTTGGCTCGCAAGCTTTGGTCGCTTCAATCGACGCGACGCGAATTCACGGGGGCTGGAGCGTTCGTGTTAAGAGCGCCACCCAGGAAACGCGCCTTGATGCAGTCGAGTGGGGACGGCGACTGGTCAGCTACGGAGCAGGCGAGCTTTTGATTACCTCGATCGACAGGGATGGAATGAAGTCAGGCTATGATTGCGACTTGCTGCGGGCTCTTCACGAATCAGTCCGTGTTCCAATAGTAGCGTCAGGCGGAGCAGGCACGCGGGAGCATATTCTGGAAGCGCTCGAACGTGGTAAGGCAGATGCCGTGCTGGCCGCAAGCATCTTTCACTTTGAGGAGATCCCGATTGGCGATCTCAAACTTTTCTTGAAGTCGCGGGGCATAGCGGTGCGAGCATGAAAAAGGAAGTAGATTTCGAAAAGATGAATGGCCTTGTAAGCGTTGTCCCGGCGATTATCCAGGACGACTTTGACGGCGCCGTTTTGATGCTCGGTTTCATGAATGCCGAAGCGCTTGAGCGAACACTGGAACAGGGGCTGGTGACATTTTGGAGCCGGACCAAACAACGGCTCTGGCAAAAGGGCGAGACCTCCGGAAATCACCTCGAGGTCGTCTCCGTGGACCTGGATTGTGACAGGGATACGTTGTTGATCAGGGCACGGCCTCGCGGACCGGTCTGTCACACAGGGAGCAGGAGTTGTTTCCCTGCGCGACAAGATGAGGAGGCCGGCAGAATTCTCAACCAACTCGCTCGGATAATCGCCGACCGTAAAGAGAAAGCACCGGCGGGATCATACACAGCGGAATTGTTCAGCGCCGGGCTTCAGAAGATCGGCCAGAAGTTGGGTGAAGAAGCCGTTGAGCTTGCTATCGCCGCGCAATATCCCGACGTTCAACGCTGCGTCGAAGAAGCGGCCGACCTCGTCTATCATTTGATGGTCTTGTTAGCCGCCAAAGACATAACGCTCCAGCAAGTGGAAGCCGAGTTGGCAAAGCGAATGATCGAGAGGGATGTTACGTCATCGCGGGAACCTGACTGAGCCTATCCTGGAGGGATGACCTGTTTATAGCCAAACCGTCCCGCCACCCCAACGTTTGACATGAGCGGCGGCCGACGGGAGTAGCGGTTCGCCGTCCGCTCGATGGAAGGGTTAGATACCTCTTGGTGGAAACGCTCAACCATGGCTCGCTTCTTCGAGCACCTCGGTGGCCCATTGATTCAGGCTCTTGCCTGCCGCCTTAGCTGCGACCAATGCCGCACCGTGTACCTCAGGAGGCACTCTTAGCATGAGCTTGCCGGACGCAGGTTTCTCGGGGCGAACACCTTGCTCCTTGCAATCGCGCAAGAACTCTTCGATGGCGGTTTCGAACTCGGAACGCAACTCGGCCACTGTTTCGCCGTGAAAGCTAATCATGGTGTGCAGCCCAAGAACGCGACCTACAAAGATGTTGTCGCGCTCGTCGAACTCGATTCTTGCGGTGTATCCCTTGTGACTCATGGTGTTCATGGCTTGACTCCGATACGTTCCAGCAACTCGCGAGCCTCTTCGACCTGATAGCGCTTGGCGTGCTTGCCCGGATGAGGACGATGACAGTGCCACTGTTCACCCTGCAACGTGAT
This portion of the Acidobacteriota bacterium genome encodes:
- the hisF gene encoding imidazole glycerol phosphate synthase subunit HisF; its protein translation is MLTKRVIPCLDIRAGRVVKGRRFENLIDVGDPASLAARYSAEGADELVILDISASLQERRPFFDIVRTVAREVAIPLTVGGGIRTIDDITELLRAGADKVTLNTVLVEDPGLLSMAAERVGSQALVASIDATRIHGGWSVRVKSATQETRLDAVEWGRRLVSYGAGELLITSIDRDGMKSGYDCDLLRALHESVRVPIVASGGAGTREHILEALERGKADAVLAASIFHFEEIPIGDLKLFLKSRGIAVRA
- the hisIE gene encoding bifunctional phosphoribosyl-AMP cyclohydrolase/phosphoribosyl-ATP diphosphatase HisIE produces the protein MKKEVDFEKMNGLVSVVPAIIQDDFDGAVLMLGFMNAEALERTLEQGLVTFWSRTKQRLWQKGETSGNHLEVVSVDLDCDRDTLLIRARPRGPVCHTGSRSCFPARQDEEAGRILNQLARIIADRKEKAPAGSYTAELFSAGLQKIGQKLGEEAVELAIAAQYPDVQRCVEEAADLVYHLMVLLAAKDITLQQVEAELAKRMIERDVTSSREPD
- a CDS encoding type II toxin-antitoxin system HicB family antitoxin, producing MNTMSHKGYTARIEFDERDNIFVGRVLGLHTMISFHGETVAELRSEFETAIEEFLRDCKEQGVRPEKPASGKLMLRVPPEVHGAALVAAKAAGKSLNQWATEVLEEASHG